In Carya illinoinensis cultivar Pawnee chromosome 7, C.illinoinensisPawnee_v1, whole genome shotgun sequence, the following are encoded in one genomic region:
- the LOC122316529 gene encoding pentatricopeptide repeat-containing protein At3g02650, mitochondrial has translation MWRSVVARAALSRREGARSFCKSQNPKVPSFSKTFTQAESPRFSTRVSPSTSLLLQNPRFFSQISTNPSNFDSHLSEVEQSSEGFADNGDTRLENLAPDVDEIHGVLDLDSVGFDDNRDAQLHSFASGDGVLGNPEQLNDAKWDSFATVEGSGDAQIETFGSGDGEGQIYEIDVEQLENLLSLLQSSVDGSLESSLDGMCLTLHEEFVVKVLETRLVLGENMIRFFKWGMKQKPEFKITSCVVDALVRGICCDLKKKDAYALWDLIKEIGEKENGVLNVEALNDLIALFSKLGKGKAAIEVFNSFGGFGCAPNVDTYYFTIEALCRRSIFDWALCICEKMLEAGSLPENEKVGKIISWLCKGRKAKDAHSVYLLAKEKNQYPPRSSVNFLISSLCREDKTVELALEMLDDFPGEARKYAIKPFSAVIRGLCRMRDVDGAKQLLSKMIVEGPPPGNAVFNSVINGYSKAGDLGEAMQIKKLMESRGLKPDVYTYTVILSGYANGGQMEEACKVLSEAKKNHPKLSPVTYHTLIRGYCKLEEFNKALKLLGEMKDFGVQPNVDEYNKLIQSLCLKALDWETAEKLLEEMKEKGLHLNGITGGLIRAVKEMEEEELLLG, from the coding sequence atgtggAGGTCAGTGGTGGCAAGAGCTGCTCTTTCCAGAAGGGAAGGAGCACGGAGCTTCTGTAAGAGCCAGAACCCCAAGGTACCTTCTTTCTCTAAAACCTTTACCCAAGCTGAATCTCCTCGTTTTTCAACAAGGGTCTCCCCCAGTACATCTCTTCTTCTACAAAACCCCAGGTTCTTCTCTCAAATCTCAACGAACCCCTCTAATTTTGACTCCCATCTCTCTGAGGTGGAACAGTCCTCAGAAGGTTTTGCTGACAATGGTGATACCCGGTTGGAGAATCTTGCCCCTGATGTTGATGAGATTCATGGAGTTTTGGACCTAGATTCTGTGGGGTTTGATGATAATAGGGATGCCCAGTTGCATAGTTTTGCCTCTGGGGATGGTGTTTTGGGGAACCCAGAGCAATTGAATGATGCTAAGTGGGATAGTTTCGCCACTGTGGAGGGAAGTGGTGATGCCCAGATTGAAACTTTTGGCTCTGGGGATGGAGAGGGTCAGATTTATGAGATTGATGTGGAACAGTTGGAGAATCTGTTGTCTCTTTTACAGAGTAGTGTTGATGGATCTTTGGAGTCGAGTCTTGATGGCATGTGTTTGACCCTACATGAGGAATTTGTGGTGAAAGTGCTTGAAACTCGACTTGTTTTGGGTGAGAATATGATTAGGTTTTTCAAGTGGGGTATGAAGCAGAAACCCGAATTTAAAATAACGTCATGTGTAGTTGATGCACTTGTTCGTGGCATATGTTGTGATCTTAAGAAGAAAGATGCATATGCTTTGTGGGATTTAATTAAGGAGATAGGTGAGAAGGAGAATGGTGTATTGAATGTGGAGGCTCTCAATGATTTGATAGCGTTGTTTTCAAAGTTGGGTAAAGGAAAGGCTGCGATAGAGGTGTTTAACTCGTTTGGGGGTTTTGGGTGTGCCCCAAATGTGGatacatattattttacaattgaAGCACTGTGTAGGCGATCAATTTTTGATTGGGCTTTGTGTATTTGTGAGAAGATGCTCGAAGCAGGAAGCTTACCTGAAAATGAGAAAGTTGGCAAGATCATATCTTGGTTGTGTAAGGGGAGAAAGGCTAAGGATGCCCATTCAGTTTATTTGTTGGCGAAGGAGAAGAACCAGTATCCACCTCGGTCTTCTGTTAATTTTTTGATCAGTTCACTCTGTAGGGAGGATAAAACCGTGGAATTGGCTTTGGAAATGTTGGATGATTTTCCAGGAGAAGCTCGAAAATATGCAATCAAGCCATTCTCTGCTGTCATTCGTGGTTTGTGTAGGATGAGAGATGTCGATGGGGCAAAACAGTTACTTTCTAAGATGATTGTGGAGGGCCCTCCCCCTGGAAATGCAGTTTTTAACTCAGTTATCAATGGTTATTCCAAGGCTGGCGATTTGGGAGAGGCTATGCAAATTAAGAAGCTGATGGAAAGTAGGGGATTAAAACCTGATGTGTACACTTACACTGTTATCTTGAGTGGTTATGCAAATGGTGGTCAGATGGAGGAGGCTTGTAAAGTCTTGTCAGAGGCAAAAAAGAATCATCCTAAGCTGAGCCCTGTGACTTACCATACACTCATTCGTGGGTATTGTAAACTTGAAGAGTTCAATAAGGCTTTGAAGTTGTTGggtgagatgaaggattttggcGTTCAACCTAATGTTGACGAGTATAATAAGTTGATTCAATCTCTTTGCCTAAAGGCTTTAGATTGGGAAACGGCAGAAAAGCTGCTAGAGGAAATGAAAGAGAAGGGATTACATCTCAATGGGATCACAGGTGGTCTCATAAGAGCTGTCAAGGAGATGGAAGAGGAGGAGCTGTTGCTGGGTTAG